The Pseudomonas nunensis genome includes the window GCAATCGCCAGGATCAGCGGCAGGATGCCCAGGGCAACGATTTTGTGTTTGAGCTGCATATCTACTCCTGTCCAGACCGGGCGACGGTGCGGCAGGGCCGTTGGTGGGTGGCGTGGTTGGCGCATCATAGGCCAAAAAGATCTTCACTTCCCCAGCGTAAAGCGCCGTCGGACTAATGGATAAATCCGCTCTGCGTAGTACTACGTAGAAGAGCCTTACGTAGTACTGCGGATTTCACTGATGGCGACATGCGCGGATATTAGGCACGCTCGCATAACGGGCACCATTATAAAAATTATCGCCGCGGCCTATCGGACTGCCGGCAGGAGACACGCAATGACCCGTCTGGTTAAACACCTCGCCTGGTTTGTCGTGGCTGTCATTGGAGCGATTGCGCTGAGTGTCGTGGCCTTGCGCCGCGGCGAAGCGATCAACGCCCTCTGGATCGTCGTCGCCGCCACCGCCATCTACCATGTTGCCTACCGCTACTACAGCCTGTTCATCGCCACCCGGGTGATGCAACTCGACCCCAATCGAGCCACTCCCGCAGTTCTCAACAATGATGGCCTGGACTACGTCCCGACCAACAAACACATCCTTTTCGGTCACCACTTCGCGGCCATTGCTGGCGCGGGGCCTTTGGTCGGGCCGGTATTGGCGGCGCAAATGGGCTATTTGCCCGGCACGCTGTGGCTGATCGCCGGTGTAGTGTTTGCCGGTGCGGTGCAGGACTTCATGGTCCTGTTCCTGTCCACACGCCGTAACGGTCGCTCTCTGGGCGATATGGTCCGTGAAGAAATGGGCCGCATCCCCGGCACCATCGCGCTGTTTGGCTGCTTCCTGATCATGATCATCATCCTTGCGGTGCTGGCGCTGATCGTGGTGAAAGCCCTGGCCGATAGCCCGTGGGGCATGTTCACCGTGATGGCGACCATCCCGATCGCGATGTTCATGGGCATCTACATGCGCTACATCCGCCCGGGTCGCATTGGTGAGATCTCGGTGATCGGCGTGGCGTTGCTGCTCGGTTCGATCTTCGTCGGCGGGCAGATTGCTGCTGATCCAGCCTGGGCCAAGGTCTTCAGTTTCACCGGTGTGCAAATCACCTGGATGCTGATCGGCTACGGTTTTGTCGCGGCGGTGTTGCCGGTGTGGCTGATCCTGGCGCCGCGTGACTACCTGTCGACCTTCCTGAAAATCGGCACCATCCTGGCGCTGGCCGTCGGGATACTGGTGACCATGCCCGAGCTGAAAATGCCGGCGCTGACCCAATTCATCGACGGCACCGGGCCGGTGTGGAAGGGCGGTCTGTTCCCGTTCCTGTTCATCACCATCGCCTGTGGCGCGGTCTCGGGTTTCCACGCGCTGATCGCTTCCGGCACCACGCCGAAACTGCTCGCCAGCGAAGGCCATGCCCGTTACATCGGTTACGGCGGTATGTTGATGGAATCCTTCGTCGCGATCATGGCGATGGTTGCTGCCTCGGTGATCGAGCCGGGCGTGTACTTCGCCATGAACAGCCCGGCCGCTGTGGTCGGTGGTGACGTGATCCAGGTTGCGCAAACCGTCAGCAGCTGGGGTTTTGCGATTACTCCAGAAGCGCTGCAAGCCGTCGCCCATGACATCGGTGAAACCACCGTGCTGGCTCGCGCCGGCGGTGCACCGACCCTGGCCGTAGGTATCGCGCAGATCCTGCACAGCGTGCTGCCGGGTGAAAACACCATGGCGTTCTGGTACCACTTTGCGATCCTGTTTGAAGCGCTGTTTATCCTGACCGCTGTCGATGCTGGCACCCGTGCCGGACGTTTCATGCTCCAGGATTTGCTTGGCTCCTTCGTTCCGGCGCTGAAACGCACCGAGTCCTGGACTGCCAACCTGATCGCCACCGCCGGTTGTGTGGCGATGTGGGGTTACTTGCTCTATCAAGGCGTGATCGATCCGCTCGGCGGGATCAACACCTTGTGGCCGCTGTTCGGCATCTCCAACCAGATGCTCGCCGGCATCGCGCTGATGCTTGCCACGGTTGTGCTGATCAAAATGAAACGCCAACGCTACATCTGGGTGACCTTGTTGCCCGCCGCGTGGTTGCTTATCTGCACCACGACTGCGGGCTTCATCAAGCTGTTCGACGCGAATCCGGCGATTGGTTTCCTGGCCCTGGCCAAGAAATACAGCGACGCATTGGCCAACGGCCAGATCCTCGCGCCGGCCAAGGACATTAACCAGATGCAGCATGTGATCTACAACGCGTACACCAATGCAACGCTGACCGCGCTGTTCCTGTTCGTGGTGTTCAGCATCCTGTTCTATGCGCTCAAGGTCGGTATCTCCGCCTGGGGCACCAAAGAACGTACGGATAAAGAATCGCCATTCCAGGCTGTGCCGGACGTGTGATCGAGGATTGCCACGATGTTCAATGACCTGAGTCGCCTCGGTAAATACCTCGGTCAGGCCGCACGCCTGATGGTCGGCATGCCCGACTACGACAACTACGTCGAGCATATGCAAACCAAACACCCGGACAAACCGGTGATGGACTACGAGATGTTCTTTCGGGAGCGTCAGGAAGCACGTTACGGGAGCAAGGCCGGGCCGAAGTGTTGTTAAGCCGATAGCCCGGTAGATGCAATTCCCCCTGTGGGAGCGGGCTTGCTCGCGAAGGCGGTGTGTCAGTCAGCATTTTTATCGACTGACACACCGCCTTCGCGAGCAAGCCCGCTCCCACAGTGGTTTCTGGTCGTTCACAAATGCCCGGTTCAACCCGATCAAATGTGGGAGCGAGCCTGCTCGCGAAGGCAATCTGTCAGTCGATATCTTTGTTGGCTGACACTCCGCTTTCGCGAGCAGGCTCGCTCCCACATTTGGTTTGTGTTGTTAGTGCCCAAACACCCGGATAACCCTCTGTAGGAGCCAGGCTTGCCGGCGAAGGCGTACTCAAGAACGCCTTCGCCGGCAAGCCTGGCTCCTACATATGCGTTTTGGGGTGTCAGTGGCCCTGATTGCTTTTGATTAGATCGTAGGCCCTGCGCACCAGCGGGTTCACGGTGTTCGGCCGGATCCACAGGTGATACGTCACATCCGGCAGCCGCGGTAACCCATCGTTTTCCCCCAGCACCCGCATGTCCGGCCCGAGCATTTCCATGCTTCTCGGGGTCACGCCCAACCCTGCGCGGGTCGCGGCTTTGATGCCGATCAGGTTTGACGCCAGATACGCCTGACGCCAGGGAATGTTCGCGCGTTCCAGGGCTTCCAGCGCATAACGCCGATAGATGCTCGGCTCATCCACCAGGATCAGCGGCAACGGTTCGCCAGGGTTGTGGATGTACTGCGCCGAACAGATCCACCACACCGGCGAGGTGCGCAAGGCGAAGCCTTCGAGATTGGGATCGGCGCGGGTGGAGATCACCATATCGACTTTGCCACGGTGCAGGTCATCCATCAAAAACGGACTGCGCCCGACATCGATCTCCAGGCGCAAGCGCGGTGCCGAGCGCGCAATGTGGCTGAGCATCGGCGGCAGGATGGTGTCGGCAATATCGTGAGGCGAGCCGATGCGCAACACGCCGCTCAAGCTGCTTTCGCGCAGGGAATTCAGCGCATCGTCATTCAAGGAAAGCATCTGCCGCGCATGCCGCAGCAACTGCTGGCCGGCTTCGGTGAGCTGTTTCTGTCGCCCACGTTTCTCGAACAGACTCACGCCAACCTGCTGCTCCAGGCGTTGCATATGCTGGGTGACGGACGATTGCGTGCGGTCCAGTTGCGCGCCGGCTTCGGCGAAGCTGTGGTGATCGACCACGGCGATAAAGGTGCGCAGTAATTCGAGATCAAGGGTCGACATGGCGGCTGCTTTTTATATCAAGGGTGCAAACCTAAACATTACATATTTTTATGTGTTTGTTGATGGGTATTTTTCGCAAA containing:
- a CDS encoding carbon starvation CstA family protein, producing MTRLVKHLAWFVVAVIGAIALSVVALRRGEAINALWIVVAATAIYHVAYRYYSLFIATRVMQLDPNRATPAVLNNDGLDYVPTNKHILFGHHFAAIAGAGPLVGPVLAAQMGYLPGTLWLIAGVVFAGAVQDFMVLFLSTRRNGRSLGDMVREEMGRIPGTIALFGCFLIMIIILAVLALIVVKALADSPWGMFTVMATIPIAMFMGIYMRYIRPGRIGEISVIGVALLLGSIFVGGQIAADPAWAKVFSFTGVQITWMLIGYGFVAAVLPVWLILAPRDYLSTFLKIGTILALAVGILVTMPELKMPALTQFIDGTGPVWKGGLFPFLFITIACGAVSGFHALIASGTTPKLLASEGHARYIGYGGMLMESFVAIMAMVAASVIEPGVYFAMNSPAAVVGGDVIQVAQTVSSWGFAITPEALQAVAHDIGETTVLARAGGAPTLAVGIAQILHSVLPGENTMAFWYHFAILFEALFILTAVDAGTRAGRFMLQDLLGSFVPALKRTESWTANLIATAGCVAMWGYLLYQGVIDPLGGINTLWPLFGISNQMLAGIALMLATVVLIKMKRQRYIWVTLLPAAWLLICTTTAGFIKLFDANPAIGFLALAKKYSDALANGQILAPAKDINQMQHVIYNAYTNATLTALFLFVVFSILFYALKVGISAWGTKERTDKESPFQAVPDV
- a CDS encoding YbdD/YjiX family protein; protein product: MFNDLSRLGKYLGQAARLMVGMPDYDNYVEHMQTKHPDKPVMDYEMFFRERQEARYGSKAGPKCC
- a CDS encoding LysR substrate-binding domain-containing protein; protein product: MSTLDLELLRTFIAVVDHHSFAEAGAQLDRTQSSVTQHMQRLEQQVGVSLFEKRGRQKQLTEAGQQLLRHARQMLSLNDDALNSLRESSLSGVLRIGSPHDIADTILPPMLSHIARSAPRLRLEIDVGRSPFLMDDLHRGKVDMVISTRADPNLEGFALRTSPVWWICSAQYIHNPGEPLPLILVDEPSIYRRYALEALERANIPWRQAYLASNLIGIKAATRAGLGVTPRSMEMLGPDMRVLGENDGLPRLPDVTYHLWIRPNTVNPLVRRAYDLIKSNQGH